One Cohnella candidum genomic region harbors:
- a CDS encoding AAA family ATPase: MDGCCFQLLGGWKLSIGGEDCTGSVPGGRARLLLAYLALAYGEHPGRRQIAFAFWPDSSEKQALSNLRKLLHDLRATLPRIDRYLVVTQTSIHWNPDAGFHCDAGAFMRSAQGDALEELLRAETLYRGELLPGFYEDWLEPKRESFAQAYVNVLEKLTSIMENRRDYKTALHYAGKLLIHQRTREETYRTLMRLHALNLDTASVTKTYRQLARTLQDELGIGPSGETTELLMALTENARAPSFTPSAPGPLIGRIAEWDALSEAWRQAADGRPSLLALQGEAGIGKTRLAEEFRGWAERQGIRTAMAVCLPSVKSLSYSPVKAWLRSLPMPQLSRARLSELARLLPELLDRYPDLAGPNPIRENWQLNVWYEAIERMLLDRQPLLLLLDNLQWSDGETLQLLAYLLRSDSNAKLLVIATMRTEESMGEAAAQLLNALRIERKLTEWTLAPLSEEETKRLIAQSASDAAAERLGSDVYVQTGGNPLFIVETMRDWQSGTGSRKAGLSPVAKSIVEHRLGKLTPVQRRLAAVMAAVGKPAKPAFLAAVADMEEETVAEQSNRLASLKILREVGGGSYDFTHDLIRETAYRMQRAGVRRKCHGQIARCLTDSHRRLPESAAAEAALHYELAEMDEEAILHYETAALAAEKLFANETRIQYYRKLMSLQPQEPLLPVVIKLGEALLTVGDGEEAERTYRNWLERYGYTAAIRERSLCDVALGHCLRVQGRYGEARFHLERALDYFSLTEDQAGLSLVYGTLGYLHYFMGQYEQARNYLLARLRLPEVDNRTRDDCRFYHCLGFLSYDQCEYEEALGWFKKQIRLATDIRDRQHVGDAMGGLALVYLEIDEMDQAFGRIVEKIEISRAIGTRAGFATAVGMLGKYYQMLGSYVQAQSCIAFCLEESVRLKDWHIVTVVLGIEGSILLEQRRYEEAAAMIDRAIRLARKIMIPFSECDGLALKSLLMHRRAQIGSALEAAEEALRIADRLSRKDMQISLRVRRILLESELGRITPDEAIDSLERLMESASLPQREAEIRFAQWKLKPESPDFRTASVRLNEELYRKSGGKVDYLVRCREMGEAPAAIAARPMPRFAAEAALNRTVSRRVLEEIDRYLNE, from the coding sequence ATCGACCGTTACCTCGTGGTGACGCAAACCTCTATCCACTGGAATCCGGATGCGGGTTTCCATTGCGACGCCGGCGCGTTCATGCGGTCGGCGCAGGGGGACGCCCTGGAGGAGCTTCTTCGCGCGGAAACGTTGTACCGCGGCGAACTGCTTCCCGGCTTCTATGAAGATTGGCTCGAGCCAAAACGGGAGTCGTTCGCCCAGGCGTACGTCAACGTGCTGGAGAAACTGACGTCGATTATGGAAAATCGGCGGGACTACAAGACGGCTCTGCACTATGCGGGCAAGCTGCTGATCCATCAACGAACAAGAGAAGAAACATACCGTACGCTCATGCGGCTCCATGCCTTGAACTTGGACACGGCAAGCGTGACGAAGACGTACAGGCAGTTAGCTCGAACGCTGCAAGACGAATTGGGAATCGGCCCGTCAGGGGAAACGACGGAGCTCCTGATGGCACTGACCGAAAATGCCCGCGCGCCCTCTTTCACCCCTTCCGCGCCGGGACCGCTGATCGGCAGAATCGCGGAATGGGATGCCCTGAGTGAAGCCTGGAGACAGGCAGCGGACGGACGGCCGTCGCTGCTCGCTTTGCAGGGGGAGGCGGGGATCGGCAAGACGCGATTAGCCGAAGAGTTTCGAGGGTGGGCGGAGCGCCAAGGCATACGGACGGCGATGGCCGTCTGTCTCCCGTCTGTAAAATCGTTGTCCTACTCCCCGGTAAAGGCATGGCTGAGAAGCCTGCCGATGCCCCAACTCAGCCGCGCCCGGCTGTCGGAGTTGGCGCGGTTGCTGCCCGAGTTGCTCGATCGGTATCCCGACTTGGCTGGGCCGAATCCGATCCGGGAAAATTGGCAGCTGAACGTGTGGTACGAAGCGATCGAGCGGATGCTTCTGGACCGCCAGCCGTTGCTGCTCCTTCTCGACAACCTGCAATGGAGCGACGGCGAGACGTTGCAGCTGCTCGCTTATTTGCTTCGGAGCGATTCGAACGCCAAACTTCTCGTCATCGCGACGATGAGAACGGAAGAGTCTATGGGAGAAGCGGCAGCGCAGTTGCTGAACGCGCTGCGCATCGAACGGAAGCTGACCGAATGGACGCTTGCTCCCCTCAGCGAAGAGGAGACGAAGCGGCTGATCGCCCAATCGGCGAGCGACGCGGCGGCGGAACGACTGGGGAGCGACGTCTATGTCCAAACCGGCGGCAATCCGCTGTTTATCGTGGAGACGATGCGCGATTGGCAATCGGGAACAGGCAGCCGCAAAGCCGGACTATCGCCGGTCGCGAAATCGATCGTCGAACATCGGCTGGGCAAGTTGACGCCGGTGCAGCGCCGGCTTGCCGCAGTCATGGCGGCAGTCGGAAAACCCGCAAAACCGGCATTCCTGGCAGCCGTTGCCGACATGGAAGAAGAAACGGTCGCGGAACAATCGAACCGGCTGGCGTCGTTGAAAATTTTGCGGGAGGTCGGCGGAGGCAGCTACGATTTTACGCACGATCTCATTCGGGAAACCGCATACCGAATGCAACGGGCAGGCGTTCGACGCAAGTGCCATGGGCAAATCGCGCGTTGCCTGACCGATTCCCATCGGCGCCTGCCGGAATCCGCCGCGGCCGAGGCCGCCTTGCATTATGAACTCGCGGAAATGGATGAGGAAGCCATCCTTCACTATGAAACCGCAGCGCTGGCGGCGGAAAAACTGTTCGCCAATGAAACCCGGATCCAATACTACCGGAAGCTGATGTCGCTGCAGCCGCAGGAACCGCTGCTGCCGGTCGTGATCAAGCTCGGAGAAGCCCTCCTCACCGTCGGAGACGGCGAGGAGGCGGAGAGAACATACAGAAACTGGCTTGAGCGTTACGGATATACCGCGGCCATCCGCGAACGGTCGCTGTGCGACGTTGCGCTCGGCCATTGCCTGCGGGTTCAAGGAAGGTATGGGGAAGCGAGGTTCCATCTGGAGCGCGCGCTGGACTATTTTTCGCTGACGGAAGACCAGGCCGGTCTTAGCCTCGTCTACGGCACGCTGGGGTATTTGCATTATTTCATGGGGCAATACGAGCAAGCGCGGAATTACCTGTTGGCCCGGCTGCGGCTGCCGGAGGTCGATAATCGTACCCGGGACGACTGCCGCTTTTATCATTGCTTGGGGTTCCTGTCTTACGATCAATGTGAATATGAAGAAGCGCTCGGCTGGTTCAAGAAACAAATCCGCCTGGCCACGGACATACGGGACCGCCAGCATGTCGGAGACGCGATGGGCGGACTCGCGCTCGTGTATCTTGAAATCGACGAAATGGATCAAGCTTTCGGCCGCATCGTGGAGAAAATCGAAATCAGCCGAGCGATCGGAACGCGCGCGGGTTTCGCTACGGCGGTCGGCATGCTGGGCAAATATTATCAGATGCTCGGCTCGTATGTTCAGGCGCAGTCTTGCATTGCCTTCTGCCTGGAGGAATCCGTGCGGCTGAAGGACTGGCACATCGTGACGGTCGTGCTCGGCATCGAAGGGAGCATCCTGCTGGAACAACGCCGTTACGAGGAAGCCGCTGCAATGATCGATCGTGCGATTCGGCTGGCGAGGAAAATCATGATTCCTTTCTCCGAATGCGACGGACTCGCCCTCAAGAGCCTGCTGATGCATCGCCGGGCTCAAATCGGCAGCGCGCTTGAAGCCGCCGAAGAAGCGCTTCGAATCGCAGACCGGCTAAGTCGCAAGGATATGCAAATATCGCTTCGCGTTCGGCGGATCCTCTTAGAATCGGAGCTCGGCCGCATTACGCCTGACGAGGCGATAGACAGCCTGGAGCGGCTGATGGAGTCGGCCTCCCTCCCCCAGCGGGAAGCCGAGATTCGTTTCGCGCAGTGGAAGCTGAAACCGGAATCGCCCGATTTTCGGACGGCTTCCGTTCGCCTGAACGAGGAACTGTACCGGAAATCGGGCGGCAAGGTGGACTATCTTGTCCGCTGCCGGGAAATGGGCGAGGCCCCCGCTGCGATCGCGGCCCGTCCGATGCCGCGGTTCGCGGCGGAGGCCGCGTTGAACCGAACCGTTTCCCGCCGGGTGCTGGAGGAAATCGACCGGTATTTAAACGAGTGA